TCGCGCCCGCGCCACCGAGCACGCCGAGACTGCCGATTCCGGCGACGATATCGCGCCGTCTCACCAGTCGGTCACCCCTCGCGGACGACCGCTCCCGCCGATCGATCGACGGACGCGAACCGAACTCATAACCGTTCGTACGGGTCGGACGAAAAAGGGTCCACCGGTTCGGTCAGTCATCCGACTCGTCGGTCGCTCCGTCGGTGTCGTCTTCCGGCGACGCAACGTCGGGTGCAGCCTCGAGGGCGCGTTCGATCCCGGTCACCATGTTGCTCGAACCGGTGCCGCCCGTGTCACGCCAGTGGACGTCGTCGTCGGTGCCGAGGGCCAGCACCGTCGGAAACCCGCTGATCTCGTAGTGGTCGTTGATCGACCCGTCCTCGTCGATGCCGATCGTCCACTCGCCGCCGTGTTCGACCCACCAGTCGGCCAGCTCCTCCGGGGTCGGGTCCGGCCCCGACCGAGGATCGACCAGCGAAACGAACCGGACGTCCTCGTCGAGGGTGATGTCGTCCCGGGACTCGAGTTCGTCCCTAGCGTCGGCGATCGTCTCGATCAACCCCTCGCTGGTCGGACACATCAGCCGCGTCGCGTTGAGAAACGTCACTCGGTCCTCGCCCGGAACGATCGCCGTTCGGTCCTCGCTTCCGGGTGCATCGACCGTCCGCAGCTCGAAGGGGGGCTCCTCGGACTCGGCGTCGTGATCTGCCTCCCTCTCGGCGTCGTCTTCGTCGTCCTCGAGACAGCCAGCCAGCGCCGTCGTTCCGAGAGCTGCCAGCAGCCGTCGCCGTCGCGTTGTCCCCCCGCGTATCCGCTCGCGGTTCTCGGCCGACTCGCGGTCGCGACGTTCCATACGCTCATCGGTACGCGGCCGCGGCTCAAAGAGGCGGTGGTCGATCGAGTCCGTCGGCCCGGTTCCGATGACAATCGCCAGTAGAAATAAGTCCGTT
This genomic window from Natronococcus occultus SP4 contains:
- a CDS encoding thioredoxin domain-containing protein, with product MERRDRESAENRERIRGGTTRRRRLLAALGTTALAGCLEDDEDDAEREADHDAESEEPPFELRTVDAPGSEDRTAIVPGEDRVTFLNATRLMCPTSEGLIETIADARDELESRDDITLDEDVRFVSLVDPRSGPDPTPEELADWWVEHGGEWTIGIDEDGSINDHYEISGFPTVLALGTDDDVHWRDTGGTGSSNMVTGIERALEAAPDVASPEDDTDGATDESDD